The Streptomyces achromogenes DNA segment TCCACCCGTTTCGTCTCGTCGCCCGATACTCCCCGGCGCGCACGTACGCAGAGGTGGGAGGCGACTGGTACGACGCCATTGCACTTCAGGACGGGACCTTGGCGTTCACCGTCGGTGACGTGGCCGGCCATGACGTGCGGGCCACTGCCCGGATGAGCCAGTTGCGCCACATGCTCCGCGCCCTCGTCCTCGACCGTCCCGGCCCGCCGGACGAGGTGGTGCGCCGCCTGGACCAGGCGTTGGAGAAGCTGAACGAGCCCGACGTCACGGCCACGCTCATCTTCGGCGTGGCGCGTCCGTCGGCTATCGGCCCCTCCGCGCTTGCCTGGGCCAACGCCGGGCATCCGCCTCCGCTACTCGTCCGCCCCCACGGCCGGGCACGGTTCCTGGCCGGTGGCGAGGGCCTTCCACTCGGAGTGGACACCGACGTGCCGCGGGAAGCGGCGGCCACGGCGCCGCTAACCGAAGGCAGCCTCTTCCTGCTCTATACCGACGGCCTTATAGAGCGGCGCGGTGAGGATCTGTCCGTTGGCCTCGAGCGGCTCCGCGGCGAAGCTGGAAACCTGCGCGGCCTTTCGCCGGACCACTTCCTGGACGAGTTGGTGGAGCGGGTCGCCCCCGCACGTGGCGATGACACCGCGCTGTTGGCGTTGTGGAATGAGTCCGCGTCCCGGTGACCGCACCGTCCCGGGCAGCGGTGCACCGCCCTCGAAACCGCGCGCTCAGACCAGAGGTGACCACAGCCGACTCGGGCACCGTCGTCGTCACCGTCCCAGCGGCACGCCAGATGAGCGGCCGGTGGCCGATGGAATGCGACGGTCTCGCGCCCGCATGTCGTTAGCCCCATCGTTCGTGCCAAATGCCTCCATGTTTCCGGGCCGTCCCGCAACCATGGTGGTAGCTCAGCGGCTGGACCTGGAACTTCACTGAAGATCAGGAATACGGACTCCCTCTTCGGCGGTCGGCGAGCCGTCCAGGCCGGCCAGCACGCCGTCGGCCTGAGCCGGTGTGCGGATTGCGGGCCACTGGCCTTCCAGAGACGATGGAGCGACAGGCAAGCTCTGGTGCGGGCCGCGGACGAGCAGTAAGAACCCTTGAGCTGCTCACTCCGCCTGGTGCGCGGGAAGAGTGGCAGCGTCATGAATCCCTTGAAGACACTGAGCGATGCCGGAGTGTCGATCTGGCTGGACGATCTCAGCCGGGAACGGCTGGTGTCCGGCAGTCTGGCGGACCTGGTCGCGCGGGACCGGGTGGTGGGGGTGACCACCAATCCGACGATCTTCGCCAAGGCCATCACGAGCGGCGAGGCGTACGACGCACAGATCCGTGATCTGGCGGCCCGCGGAGTCGGGGTCGGTGAGGCGCTGCGGTCGCTGACCACAACCGACGTCCGGTGGGCGTGTGACGTGCTGCGCCCGGTCTACGACGCGACGGACGGTGTCGACGGGCGGGTCTCCATCGAGGTCGATCCCCGGCTCGCGCACGACACCGCGGCGACGATCGCGGAGGCGCGGGCGCTGTGGTGGCTGGTCGACCGGCCCAACCTGTTCGTGAAGATCCCGGCCGCCCGGCAGGGCCTGCCGGCGATCGCCGCGTGCCTGGCCGAGGGAATCAGCATCAACGTCACGCTGATCTTCTCCCTCGCCCGCTACGACGAGGTCATGGCCGCCTTCCTCGACGGGATGGAACGCGCCCGCGATGCGGGCCGTGAGCTGTCCGGGATCGGCTCAGTGGCTTCGTTCTTCGTCTCCAGGGTCGATGCCGAGGCAGACGCACGCCTGGACAAGACCGGCACCGCACAGGGGGCCGGGCTGCGTGGCCGGGTGGCGATCGCCAACGCGCGGCTGGCCTACCAGCACTACGAGCGCGTGATCTCCTCACACCGCTGGCAGGCTCTGGAGAAGGCGGGCGCTCACCCACAACGTCCGCTCTGGGCTTCGACCTCCGTCAAGGATCCCGCCTACCCCGACACGCGGTACGTGACCGATCTGGTCGCGCCAGGCGTGGTCAACACCATGCCCGAGGCCACCTTGCGCGCGGTCGCCGACCACGGCCAGGTGCCGGCCGACTCGGTCCGCACCCACTACCACGACGCTCAGCAGGTTCTCGAGGGGTTGCGGGCAGTGGGCGTGGACTACGTCGACCTCGTGCAGACCCTCGAGGACGAAGGGGTGTCGAAGTTCGACGCCAGCTGGGAGCAGCTCTCCGAACAGCTCGCCGAAACGTTGCGGAGCCGGCCCGCAGCCCAGGAAGGGAACTGACGATGTCCACGAACGACGCGTGTGTGATCGTCGGGGCCAGCCTGGCCGGTGCCAAGGCCGCGCAGACCCTGCGCGAGGAGGGCTTCGACGGCCCGCTGGTCCTCATCGGGGACGAGAGCGAACGGCCCTACGAGCGGCCACCGCTGTCCAAGGGCTACCTGACGGGCAAGGACGCGCGCGAGCAGATCTACGTCCACCCGCCGCAGTGGTACGCGGAACACAACGTGGACCTGCGGCTCGGCATGGCAGTCACCGCCGTCGACCCGGCCGCCCGCGAGGTGACACTCGCCGACGGCAAGCGGGTCGGCTACGGCAAGCTGCTGCTGGCCACCGGATCCTCCCCGCGCCGCCTGCCGGTCCCCGGCGCGGACCTCAAGCGGGTGCTGTACCTGCGGCGGGTCGAGGACAGCGACCAGATCAAGGAAGCGTTCCAGTCCGCCTCACGGGCCGTGGTCATCGGCGCAGGGTGGATCGGTCTGGAGACCACTGCTGCCGCCCGCGCGGCCGGTGTGGAGGTCACCGTGCTGGAGATGGCCGAACTGCCGCTGCTGCGGGTCCTCGGCCGCGAGGTCGCCCAGGTGTTCGCGGACCTGCACCGCGACCACGGCGTGGATCTGCGGTTCGGCGCACAGCTCGCCGAGATCACCGGCAGCGCCGGCGCGGCGGACGGGGTACGGCTGTCCGACGGCACCCGCATCGACGCCGACGTGGTCATCGTCGGGGTAGGCATCACGCCCAACATTGGGCTGGCGCAGGAGGCGGGCCTGGAGGTCGACAACGGCATCCGCGTCGACGAACGGCTGCGCACCTCCTACCCGGACATCTACGCCGCCGGTGACGTCGCCAACGCCTTCCACCCCCTGCTGGGCAAGCACATCCGCGTCGAGCACTGGGCCAACGCACTGCACCAGCCGCAGACCGCCGCCAAGGCGATGCTCGGCCAGCAGGACGCGGTGTATGACCGAGTGCCGTACTTCTTCACCGACCAGTACGACCTGGGCATGGAGTACGCCGGATATGTCGAGCCGGGCGGCTACGACCAGGTCGTCTTCCGCGGTGACGTGGCCGGACGCGAGTTCATCGCCTTCTGGCTCGCCGGCAACCGGGTGCTCGCAGGCATGAACGTCAACACCTGGGACGTCAACGACCAGCTCCAGGCCCTCGTCCGCACCGCCCATCCAGTCGACATTCACATGCTCACCGACCCACAGGTGCCCCTCGAGGCTCTCCTTCTCAGCGCCCAGCACCGGTGAGCGGTCCGGCGACCGGCCATAACCGTGCCGGTGCGGCCGTGAGGTGCCTCACCCGGCCGAGCGGAAGTGGCTGCACCGGTAGTGCAACAGATACGACGACCGCTTCCTGACGTTGATCAGAATGCTGCCCGGCCGGCCGCCGGAGCCACCTTGGAAGGATTCCCGATGACCGACACTCCCGCGCACGTCCCGGCTGGTCCGATCGTGGTCGGCACGGACGGCTCCCCGCACGCTCGGCACGCCGTGCTCTTCGCTCTGCGCGAGGCGCAACTGCGCGGCATCGGTCTACGGGCGGTCTGTGCCTACGACTACACCCCTGCTCGTTTCACGGGCTACGGATGGATGGCCGTTCCGGAGGGTGCCACCACCCTTTATGAACAGCTCCACGATGTCGCCCGACAGGCGGTGACCGAGACGGTCCACGAACTACGGAAGCAGCTCGGCGGACCCGACGTGGAGGTGGAGATCATCGCTGAGGCGGGCCGACCGGCGCAGGTTCTGCTGGACGCGAGCAAGGACGCCTCTTTGCTGGTGGTCGGCACCCGCGGTTCGGGCGCCTGGGGGCGCCTCACGCTCGGATCGACCAGCACCGAGGTCGTGCACCACGCTCACCTGCCCGTCGTCGTCGTTCCGGCCGACTCCCGCGGCGCCTCCTCTTGACGCATCCCAGGAAAGACCGCGGCATGTCGCCTGTCCGTGGCGTCCGTGGCGTCCGTGGGGCGACGAATGCTATGTGGATGTGGACTCACTCGTTGTGCCCCGCCCATCTGCGGCGGGTCGGACCACGACTGGGAGGCTGCTGCGGTTCCGGCAGATCGGGGACAGCGGGTATCGGCCCGCTGCGAGAGACGTCCCTGGTCACCTTCAACGGGCGGCCGTGGTGGTGGATCTCGAGCTCCGCCCCCGCCAACAAGGTGTAGGTGGCCTGTTGGTGCGAGATGTCCACATGCACGCAGCACTGCCGGAACTGCACGGCGAAAGCCAGCCGACTGATCTGCTCGGGCAGCCGCGGGGCGAAGAACAGGGCGTCCCCGTGGTGTCTCATCCCACCGAAGCCCGCTACGAGCGCGGTCCAGGTCCCGGCCAGCGAGGCGATATGCAGGCCGTCGCGAGTGTTGCGCTCCAGGTCGGCCAGGTCCATCATCGCGGCCTCGCCGACGTAGTCGTATGCCAGGCGCAGCTGGCCGACTTCGGCGGCCATCACGGCCTGACTGCCGGCGGACAGTGAGGAGTCCCGGACCGTGAGCGGTTCGTAGTAGGCGAAGTTGCGGGCCTTCTCCTCCTTGGTGAACGCGTCGCCGCGCAAGTGCATGGCCAGGACCAGGTCGGCTTGCTTGATCACCTGTTTGCGGTACAGGTCGAAATACGGGAAATGCAGCAGCAGCGGGTAGCGGTCCGCCGGGGTGCCGGCGAAGTCCCACACCTGGTGGGAGGTGAAGCCCGCGGACTGCTCGTGCACGCCGAGTTCCTTGTTGAACGGCAGCACGATCCGCCGGGCAGCATCCCGCCAGGCCGCGGTCTCCTCGTCGTCCACGCCGAGCGAGGCGGCCAGGTCGGGGTGGCGTTCGGCCGCGTCGGCGGCAGCGCGCAGATTCTGCTGCGCCATCACATTGGTGTAGGCGTTGTCATCGGCGATCGCGCTGTACTCGTCCGGCCCGGTGACGCCGTCCAGGTGGAACACTCCGTGCGGGTCGTGGTGGCCGAGCGAGAACCACAGCCGGGCGGTGTGCACCAGCAGTTCCAGTCCTGCCTCCCGCTCGAAGACCAGATCACCGGTGGCAGCGGTGTAGCGCACCACCGCGTCGGCGATGTCCGCGTTGATGTGGAACGCCGCGGTGCCGGCCGGCCAGTAGGCGGAGCACTCGTCGCCGTCGATGGTCCGCCAGGGAAACGCAGCCCCCGCCAGGCCGAGCTGGCGTGCCCGCCCCAGCGCGGCGGGCAGCGTGGTGTGCCGCCAGCGCAGCGCCGGCCCCACCGCATGTGGTGCGGTGTAGGTGAGCATCGGCAGCACATACGTCTCTGCGTCCCAGAAGCAGTGGCCGTTGTAGCCCGGGCCGGTCAGTCCCTTGGCGGGGATGGCCCGTTCCTCGGCGCGAGCCGCTGCCTGAAGCACGTGGAAAAGCGCGAACCGGACGGCCTGCTGGATCTCGGTGTCGCCCTCCAGCTCGACATCCGCCCACGCCCAGAAGGCGGCCAGGTATCCGCGCTGTTCGGCGAGCAGGCCCTCCCAGCCGGTGCTGGCCGCCCCGGCCAGCGCGGCGTCGACCTGGTCACGGACGGCGGGCAGCGACCTGGCGCCCGACCAGCCGTAGGCGACCGTCTTCTCGACCCGCAGTCGCTGGCCCGGCCGCAACAGCGAGGTCACCGTCAGCCTGCTGAGATCCTGGCCGCTCTCAGCGGAGGTAGAAGTGCCCGGCGGGCCTTCGATCAGATGGTCGGCCGCCGTCGCCACGCGCAGCCCGCTGCGGGCCGTGCGGTGCACCAGCCGCAGCCTGCTGTCCTGCACAAAGTCCTCCTCGTGCTGCAGGACCGCCCCCAAGGAGGCCGAAACCCGAGGATCGCCCTCCCGCGTCGGAAGCTGTTCATTGGCGACCAGCTCGGACTGGAGCACGATCCGCACCTCCTCGTCCACCGCCTCGACCTCGTAGGCGATCGCGGCGGTCGCCCGCTGGGTGAGCGAGACCAGCCGGGTCGAGCGGATGCGCACCGTGCGCCCCGACGGAGTCGTCCACTCGACCCTGCGGTGCAGTACCCCGGCGCGGAAGTCCAGCACCCGCTCGTGGTGGTGCAGTCGGCCGTAACGCAGGTCGAACGGCTCGTCGTCCACCAGCAGCCGTATCACCTTGCCGTTGGTCACGTTGATGATCGTCTGCCCGGACTCCGGGTATCCGTAGCCGGCCTCCGCGTACGGCAGTGGACGGAACTCGAACACGCCGTTGAGGTAGGACCCCGGCAGCCCGTGCGGCTCGCCCTCGTCCAGGTTGCCGCGCCAGCCGATGTGGCCGTTGGCCAGTGCGAACACCGACTCGCTTTGCTCCAGCACGTCCAGGTCGAGCTCGCTCTCGCGCAGGCACCACGGTTCGACGGTGTACGCAGGATGGGTGATCATGGCGGGCCTCCGGCACTCGGTGACGGTCGCGGACTTCGGGCCGTGGCTCTGACTGCTGCTGGGACTGTTGCGGCGCGACAGGGAGAGGCTGGCTGGTCAGGGCGGGCGGTGCAGCGGTCTGAGGGCCGTTGTGGTCCGGTCCCGTCGTGCTCCTCGCTGTACTGGCGGTACTTGAACCGGTGGTGCGGCGATGCCGCAGGCGCACGGTTGGCGGGCGGCGCAGGCCGGCGGCACGGGCGAGTCCGGGCGTGTGAGCGGGCAGCGTCATCATCGGCTACAGCACGATGCCCAAGGGGTGTTCGAGGAGTGTTTTGAGGTCGGCGAGGAAAGCAGCGGCGGTGGCGCCGTCCAGGACGCGGTGGTCGATGGACAAGGTCAGCGCCATGGTGGTGCCGACGGCGACTTCGCCGTCGCGGATGACGGGCTGGCTTTGCGCGGCGCCGACGGCGAGGATCGCGGCCTGGGGCGGGTTGATGACGGCGGTGAAATGGTCGACGCCGTAGGTGCCCAGGTTGCTGATGGTGAAGGTGCCGCCGCTGAGGTCCTCCAATGCGAGGCGGCCGGCGCGGGCGTTGTCGGCCAGGGCGTGGGCCTCGCGGGCGATCTGAGTCAGGGGTTTGCGGTCGGCGTCGTGTACCACGGGGACGGTCAGTCCGTCTTCGAGGGCGACGGCGACGCCGATGTGGATGCGGCGGTGGCGCAGGATGCGGGTGCTGTCCCAGGAGGAGTTGGCCTGCGGGTGAGTGCGCAAGGCTGTCGCGCACCCTTTGACGAGCAGGTCGGTGACGCTGATGCGGGGGCCGGGTTCGCCGAGTTGCGCGTTGATGTCGGCGCGGAAGGCGAGCAGCGGTTCGGCGTCGATGACGGTGGTCAGGTAGAAGTGCGGGGCCTGCTGCGTGCTCTGGGTCAGGCGCTGTGCGGTGAGGCGGCGGATGGTGCTCAGTGGCACTTCCTCGTCGTCTTCGGCCTGTTCGGCGGGCGTCGGGTGCGCCGCTGCGAGTCCGGCGGGCGGCTCGGGTGCAGTGGGGGGCCGGATGGCGCCTGGTTGTCCGCCGTGCCGGGTGATGGCTTCGTCCACGTCCGCGCGGATGATGCGCCCGCCGGGGCCGCTGCCGGTGAGCGTGGTGATGTCGATGCCGTGCTGGCGGGCCAATGCCCGGGCCAGCGGGGAGGTGCGCACCTCCTGCTCGTCCCCCCGGGCGGGCGCGGAAGGCTCGGCGGTGGCGGGGAGGGTCTGCGCGGGGCCTTCGGTCGGCCTTGCGGGCGGTGCCGGGGCAGGTGCGGCCGTCTGCCGAGCTTGCTCAGGTGCAGGCTGATCCGGCGCGGCCTGGGGTTCGGTTCCGATGACGGCGAGAGGGGTTCCGATGGGCACGGTGGTGCCTTCGGCGACGAGGATGCGGGTGAGGGGCCCCTCGTCGTATGCCTCCAGTTCCATCACGGCCTTGTCGGTTTCGATCTCGGCGATGGCATCGCCCTTGCGGACCGGGGCGCCCTCGTGGGTGAGCCATCGGCTCAGGGTGCCCACCTCCATGGTGTCGGACAGGCGGGGCATGAGGACTTCGGGCATCACGGGCCTCCTAACCGCCTGCAGGCGTGGTCGGGTGGGCGGTGAAACCGGTGGCGTCGAGGGTTTCGTGGATCACCCGGGTCAGTGCTGC contains these protein-coding regions:
- a CDS encoding PP2C family protein-serine/threonine phosphatase is translated as MEEAIPLRLLADVTNALKAGRGWEGSLQRLAELLVERLADWCVIDLLDERGRARRAVVTGRGTGRSNSPRPGESSQLLPSWPQGSAAPLAQALRRGTAVLIPDVPTPDQAADPLERAQLELLTRLGATTAIACPLEAGGRPFGVIIVARTEARRPFTEAQVPLIDSLAHQGALVVDNARLYGQQRDIATHLQRSLLPNSLPDVHPFRLVARYSPARTYAEVGGDWYDAIALQDGTLAFTVGDVAGHDVRATARMSQLRHMLRALVLDRPGPPDEVVRRLDQALEKLNEPDVTATLIFGVARPSAIGPSALAWANAGHPPPLLVRPHGRARFLAGGEGLPLGVDTDVPREAAATAPLTEGSLFLLYTDGLIERRGEDLSVGLERLRGEAGNLRGLSPDHFLDELVERVAPARGDDTALLALWNESASR
- the tal gene encoding transaldolase; this translates as MNPLKTLSDAGVSIWLDDLSRERLVSGSLADLVARDRVVGVTTNPTIFAKAITSGEAYDAQIRDLAARGVGVGEALRSLTTTDVRWACDVLRPVYDATDGVDGRVSIEVDPRLAHDTAATIAEARALWWLVDRPNLFVKIPAARQGLPAIAACLAEGISINVTLIFSLARYDEVMAAFLDGMERARDAGRELSGIGSVASFFVSRVDAEADARLDKTGTAQGAGLRGRVAIANARLAYQHYERVISSHRWQALEKAGAHPQRPLWASTSVKDPAYPDTRYVTDLVAPGVVNTMPEATLRAVADHGQVPADSVRTHYHDAQQVLEGLRAVGVDYVDLVQTLEDEGVSKFDASWEQLSEQLAETLRSRPAAQEGN
- a CDS encoding NAD(P)/FAD-dependent oxidoreductase, translating into MSTNDACVIVGASLAGAKAAQTLREEGFDGPLVLIGDESERPYERPPLSKGYLTGKDAREQIYVHPPQWYAEHNVDLRLGMAVTAVDPAAREVTLADGKRVGYGKLLLATGSSPRRLPVPGADLKRVLYLRRVEDSDQIKEAFQSASRAVVIGAGWIGLETTAAARAAGVEVTVLEMAELPLLRVLGREVAQVFADLHRDHGVDLRFGAQLAEITGSAGAADGVRLSDGTRIDADVVIVGVGITPNIGLAQEAGLEVDNGIRVDERLRTSYPDIYAAGDVANAFHPLLGKHIRVEHWANALHQPQTAAKAMLGQQDAVYDRVPYFFTDQYDLGMEYAGYVEPGGYDQVVFRGDVAGREFIAFWLAGNRVLAGMNVNTWDVNDQLQALVRTAHPVDIHMLTDPQVPLEALLLSAQHR
- a CDS encoding universal stress protein produces the protein MTDTPAHVPAGPIVVGTDGSPHARHAVLFALREAQLRGIGLRAVCAYDYTPARFTGYGWMAVPEGATTLYEQLHDVARQAVTETVHELRKQLGGPDVEVEIIAEAGRPAQVLLDASKDASLLVVGTRGSGAWGRLTLGSTSTEVVHHAHLPVVVVPADSRGASS
- a CDS encoding glycoside hydrolase family 65 protein; the protein is MITHPAYTVEPWCLRESELDLDVLEQSESVFALANGHIGWRGNLDEGEPHGLPGSYLNGVFEFRPLPYAEAGYGYPESGQTIINVTNGKVIRLLVDDEPFDLRYGRLHHHERVLDFRAGVLHRRVEWTTPSGRTVRIRSTRLVSLTQRATAAIAYEVEAVDEEVRIVLQSELVANEQLPTREGDPRVSASLGAVLQHEEDFVQDSRLRLVHRTARSGLRVATAADHLIEGPPGTSTSAESGQDLSRLTVTSLLRPGQRLRVEKTVAYGWSGARSLPAVRDQVDAALAGAASTGWEGLLAEQRGYLAAFWAWADVELEGDTEIQQAVRFALFHVLQAAARAEERAIPAKGLTGPGYNGHCFWDAETYVLPMLTYTAPHAVGPALRWRHTTLPAALGRARQLGLAGAAFPWRTIDGDECSAYWPAGTAAFHINADIADAVVRYTAATGDLVFEREAGLELLVHTARLWFSLGHHDPHGVFHLDGVTGPDEYSAIADDNAYTNVMAQQNLRAAADAAERHPDLAASLGVDDEETAAWRDAARRIVLPFNKELGVHEQSAGFTSHQVWDFAGTPADRYPLLLHFPYFDLYRKQVIKQADLVLAMHLRGDAFTKEEKARNFAYYEPLTVRDSSLSAGSQAVMAAEVGQLRLAYDYVGEAAMMDLADLERNTRDGLHIASLAGTWTALVAGFGGMRHHGDALFFAPRLPEQISRLAFAVQFRQCCVHVDISHQQATYTLLAGAELEIHHHGRPLKVTRDVSRSGPIPAVPDLPEPQQPPSRGPTRRRWAGHNE
- a CDS encoding dihydrolipoamide acetyltransferase family protein, translating into MPEVLMPRLSDTMEVGTLSRWLTHEGAPVRKGDAIAEIETDKAVMELEAYDEGPLTRILVAEGTTVPIGTPLAVIGTEPQAAPDQPAPEQARQTAAPAPAPPARPTEGPAQTLPATAEPSAPARGDEQEVRTSPLARALARQHGIDITTLTGSGPGGRIIRADVDEAITRHGGQPGAIRPPTAPEPPAGLAAAHPTPAEQAEDDEEVPLSTIRRLTAQRLTQSTQQAPHFYLTTVIDAEPLLAFRADINAQLGEPGPRISVTDLLVKGCATALRTHPQANSSWDSTRILRHRRIHIGVAVALEDGLTVPVVHDADRKPLTQIAREAHALADNARAGRLALEDLSGGTFTISNLGTYGVDHFTAVINPPQAAILAVGAAQSQPVIRDGEVAVGTTMALTLSIDHRVLDGATAAAFLADLKTLLEHPLGIVL